Proteins co-encoded in one Vibrio aquimaris genomic window:
- a CDS encoding ATP-binding cassette domain-containing protein gives MTLSLENIAIYKNNGETLLSDITFSASTNEVICLMGPSGCGKSTLLSLIAGHLGPEFNHSGHIKLNGRDLDALEPHKRKVGILFQDDLLFPHLNIWQNLAFALPNHVKGEQRYQEALSALSKVELTSLAESFPDQISGGQRARISLVRMLLAKPDLALLDEPFSKLDKALRTQFRDWVMEQLAQANIPTIMVTHDEDDVPKHGRVFTWPWSLCNA, from the coding sequence ATGACGCTGTCATTAGAAAACATCGCCATCTATAAAAATAATGGCGAAACACTGTTATCAGACATAACATTTTCGGCCTCTACAAACGAAGTGATCTGCTTAATGGGCCCAAGTGGGTGCGGAAAGTCTACATTGCTAAGTTTAATTGCTGGCCACTTAGGTCCTGAATTTAATCATTCAGGTCATATCAAGCTCAACGGACGAGATCTGGATGCACTTGAACCACACAAAAGAAAAGTCGGCATTTTGTTTCAAGATGATCTTTTGTTTCCGCACTTAAATATCTGGCAAAACCTCGCATTTGCCCTTCCAAACCATGTTAAAGGTGAGCAAAGGTATCAGGAAGCGCTATCAGCACTCAGCAAAGTCGAGCTTACATCCTTGGCAGAGTCTTTTCCTGATCAGATATCAGGAGGCCAACGCGCCCGAATTAGTTTGGTCAGAATGCTTCTTGCGAAACCTGATCTTGCGTTGCTAGACGAACCCTTTAGTAAGTTGGACAAAGCGCTCAGAACGCAATTTCGCGACTGGGTCATGGAACAGCTCGCTCAAGCGAATATTCCAACCATTATGGTAACACATGATGAGGACGACGTGCCGAAACATGGACGAGTGTTTACCTGGCCATGGAGTCTTTGCAATGCTTGA
- a CDS encoding cystathionine beta-lyase has product MPKDKQTQLITAGRKQKWTKGVVNPPVQRASTIVFETVADKRHATINRGNKELFYGRRGTHTHFAFQDAMAEIEGGAGCALYPCGTAAVTNAILSFVETGDHILMVDTCYEPTRDFCDKIMKKMGVDTTYYDPVIGKDIESLIQPNTKVLFLESPGSITMEVQDVPTLAKIAHKHDIIVMLDNTWAAGVLFNPFEHGVDISIQAATKYIIGHSDVMLGTAVASEKYWEQLREQSYLMGQCVSPDDVYLGLRGLRTLDVRLRQHAENSLKVANWLQSRPEVDHVRHPALDTCLGHEFFKRDFNGGNGLFSFVLKNSVPQATTALLDGMTHFKMGYSWGGFESLILANEPNSFKTLRRVANPNFNGTLVRLHIGLENVDDLIDDLEQGLERYTASIQNQ; this is encoded by the coding sequence ATGCCTAAAGACAAACAAACCCAATTGATCACTGCGGGGCGAAAGCAAAAGTGGACCAAAGGTGTGGTCAATCCACCTGTCCAGCGCGCATCGACTATCGTCTTTGAAACTGTGGCTGACAAGCGCCATGCAACAATCAATCGTGGTAATAAAGAGCTTTTTTACGGGCGACGAGGCACCCACACCCATTTCGCTTTCCAAGACGCCATGGCAGAAATCGAAGGTGGCGCAGGTTGTGCGTTATACCCATGTGGCACCGCAGCGGTGACTAATGCGATCCTCTCTTTTGTCGAAACTGGCGATCATATTTTAATGGTCGATACCTGCTATGAACCAACCCGCGATTTTTGCGACAAAATCATGAAAAAAATGGGCGTGGACACCACTTACTACGACCCAGTTATCGGTAAAGATATTGAATCTCTCATCCAACCGAATACAAAAGTTCTTTTCTTAGAATCTCCTGGCTCAATTACTATGGAAGTTCAAGATGTTCCCACGCTCGCTAAGATTGCTCACAAGCACGATATTATCGTCATGCTGGACAATACTTGGGCTGCAGGTGTGCTATTCAATCCATTTGAGCACGGCGTCGACATTTCGATACAAGCCGCAACCAAGTACATTATCGGGCACTCGGATGTGATGCTGGGAACAGCAGTCGCCAGTGAAAAATACTGGGAACAGCTAAGGGAGCAAAGCTACTTAATGGGCCAATGCGTCTCGCCCGATGATGTCTATCTCGGACTGCGTGGCTTAAGGACATTAGATGTGCGCTTGAGACAACATGCTGAAAACAGCCTAAAGGTTGCAAACTGGCTTCAATCAAGACCAGAAGTAGATCATGTCCGTCACCCAGCCCTCGACACTTGCCTTGGTCATGAGTTTTTCAAACGAGACTTTAACGGAGGAAATGGCTTATTCTCCTTCGTTCTCAAAAACAGTGTACCTCAGGCAACCACAGCACTTTTAGATGGCATGACACATTTTAAAATGGGCTATTCGTGGGGTGGCTTTGAGAGCTTAATACTCGCTAACGAGCCCAATAGCTTTAAAACATTGCGACGTGTTGCGAATCCAAACTTTAACGGAACACTGGTTAGGCTGCATATAGGTTTAGAGAATGTAGATGACCTTATCGATGATTTAGAGCAAGGCTTAGAGCGCTACACCGCGAGCATACAAAATCAATAA
- a CDS encoding ABC transporter substrate-binding protein encodes MTKLITLFSILFFSLNLMAETSWQDVTQKANGQTVYFHAWGGSQEINNYLRWANRRLQKEYGVTLKHVKVSDIAETTSRLIAEKAAEKNTQGSVDLVWINGENFKSMKKNQLLFGPFVERLPNWEKVNKSLPVDSDFSEPTEGLEAPWGVGQLVFIHDKVKLNNPPTSFNELLSYAKAFPNRLSYPKPPAFHGTSFLKALLIELTNNDPSLSQPVDKVDFNAVTSSLWKYLDEFHNVAWRKGQQFPASAAETVQLLDDGQLDLAITFNPNSVYSSQTSGNLAKTTAVYAMDAGALSNIHFLAIPWNANAKEGALIAINFLLSSEAQSRKGDISVWGDPSVLDNQFLTGSANKTSLFKSIAEPHPSWQTALENEWQKRYGN; translated from the coding sequence TGACAAAGCTGATCACACTTTTCTCTATTTTATTTTTCTCTCTAAACCTGATGGCAGAAACCAGTTGGCAAGACGTAACGCAAAAAGCAAACGGACAAACTGTTTACTTTCATGCTTGGGGAGGTAGCCAAGAAATTAACAACTACCTTAGATGGGCAAATAGAAGGCTACAAAAAGAATATGGTGTGACACTCAAACATGTAAAAGTGTCTGATATCGCTGAAACGACCTCTCGTTTGATAGCGGAAAAAGCGGCCGAAAAAAACACCCAAGGAAGCGTCGATTTGGTCTGGATCAATGGTGAAAACTTCAAATCTATGAAAAAAAACCAATTATTATTTGGCCCTTTCGTTGAACGCCTACCAAACTGGGAAAAAGTGAACAAGTCACTTCCTGTCGATAGCGATTTTTCAGAGCCTACAGAGGGACTTGAAGCTCCATGGGGAGTAGGCCAGCTCGTCTTTATCCATGATAAGGTCAAGTTAAACAATCCTCCCACATCTTTCAATGAACTACTTAGCTATGCAAAAGCATTTCCAAATCGATTAAGCTACCCCAAGCCACCTGCTTTTCATGGCACAAGCTTCCTAAAAGCCTTACTTATCGAACTAACCAACAATGACCCTTCACTATCACAGCCAGTTGATAAGGTCGATTTTAATGCAGTAACTAGTTCGTTATGGAAATATTTAGATGAATTTCACAATGTTGCGTGGCGTAAAGGGCAACAATTTCCCGCAAGCGCGGCAGAAACCGTACAGTTGCTTGATGACGGCCAACTGGATCTTGCCATCACCTTCAACCCAAACTCTGTCTATTCTTCTCAAACCAGTGGCAATTTAGCCAAGACGACCGCCGTTTATGCAATGGATGCAGGTGCGCTTTCTAATATCCATTTTTTGGCTATTCCGTGGAATGCAAATGCCAAAGAAGGCGCGCTTATCGCTATTAATTTTTTGCTAAGCTCTGAGGCGCAGTCTCGAAAAGGTGATATCTCTGTATGGGGGGATCCATCAGTCCTAGACAACCAGTTCTTAACTGGAAGTGCTAACAAAACCTCTCTATTTAAGTCGATTGCTGAACCACATCCTAGCTGGCAAACCGCGTTGGAGAATGAGTGGCAAAAACGCTACGGTAACTAG
- a CDS encoding sodium-dependent transporter translates to MATSTSTQPRDTWGSKLGFVMAAAGSAVGLGNIWKFPYTAGESGGGAFVAIYLVFVIFIGFSVMLTEFAIGRKTGLSAVGAFKSTDRRWTFTGVMGVVSGLLIMGFYPVVGGWALAYIFKVGGGLLSAPSAIGDSFGGFISDPIQPIMWMGIYLLMNVVIVMRGVSGGIEKAGKVLMPLLFVILIIVSVKGLSLPGASAGLKFLFTPDFSKVDSSVVLAALGQAFFSLSLGMGCMMTYGSYLKKKENLVQTTGMVTAMDTGVAILAGIAMFPAMFAFGMEPAAGPGLVFVVVPQLFAEMGGAIGILLALLFFIGLTVAALTSSVSLLEVVVSYLIDEKGMKRSTAVLSASAVMSVLCVFASLSLGGIGPTLFGTGAFDIFDLLTDKIFLAVGGMLVCIFAGWRLSKADLEKEITNNGEVPFPLFGLWYNLVKYIIPVAIAIVAIMGIKSGFDSGKGAIMLLGIGIIAIAGLFSKKF, encoded by the coding sequence GTGGCTACGAGTACAAGTACGCAACCTCGTGATACGTGGGGTTCAAAATTAGGCTTTGTAATGGCAGCTGCAGGCTCTGCGGTTGGTCTGGGCAATATATGGAAGTTTCCTTACACTGCGGGTGAAAGTGGTGGTGGTGCGTTTGTTGCCATATACCTAGTTTTCGTCATCTTTATTGGCTTTAGTGTCATGCTGACGGAGTTCGCCATAGGACGGAAAACAGGCTTGTCTGCGGTTGGAGCGTTTAAATCGACCGATCGCCGTTGGACATTTACTGGTGTGATGGGCGTGGTAAGTGGTCTACTCATCATGGGGTTCTACCCAGTTGTTGGTGGTTGGGCATTAGCCTATATCTTTAAGGTCGGGGGTGGCCTACTGAGTGCCCCGAGTGCCATTGGAGATAGCTTTGGCGGCTTTATCTCAGATCCTATCCAACCCATTATGTGGATGGGCATTTATCTTCTGATGAATGTTGTAATCGTCATGAGAGGGGTTTCAGGTGGTATTGAGAAGGCTGGTAAAGTACTCATGCCACTCCTTTTCGTCATACTGATTATTGTTTCAGTGAAAGGTTTATCCCTTCCTGGAGCGTCTGCTGGACTTAAATTCTTGTTTACTCCAGACTTCTCTAAAGTTGATAGTAGTGTGGTACTTGCCGCTCTAGGACAAGCGTTTTTCTCTCTTAGCCTTGGCATGGGTTGTATGATGACTTACGGCTCTTACCTTAAAAAGAAAGAAAACTTAGTTCAAACAACAGGTATGGTCACTGCAATGGATACCGGTGTGGCTATTTTAGCGGGTATTGCAATGTTCCCTGCTATGTTCGCATTTGGCATGGAGCCTGCTGCAGGCCCAGGTTTGGTCTTCGTTGTTGTACCTCAGCTTTTCGCTGAAATGGGCGGAGCCATTGGTATTCTGCTCGCTTTGCTGTTCTTCATTGGTTTGACGGTTGCGGCACTGACTTCTTCTGTTTCTCTATTGGAAGTGGTTGTCTCTTACCTTATCGATGAAAAAGGTATGAAGCGCTCAACGGCGGTACTTTCAGCAAGTGCTGTGATGTCAGTTCTGTGTGTTTTTGCCTCTCTTTCATTAGGTGGCATAGGTCCAACGCTATTTGGCACGGGTGCGTTTGACATATTTGACTTACTCACAGACAAGATTTTCCTTGCGGTAGGCGGAATGTTGGTGTGTATCTTTGCTGGATGGCGTTTGAGCAAAGCGGATCTAGAGAAAGAAATCACCAACAATGGTGAGGTGCCTTTCCCACTGTTTGGTTTATGGTATAACCTAGTTAAGTACATTATCCCTGTTGCAATCGCCATCGTTGCTATCATGGGTATAAAGTCAGGTTTTGATAGTGGTAAAGGCGCGATCATGCTGCTTGGCATTGGAATCATAGCTATCGCAGGTCTCTTTTCGAAGAAGTTTTGA
- a CDS encoding class I SAM-dependent methyltransferase, producing MQVSKLPIFFSHVSDALYNAPDEVRRLFHGRGRVYPGLEQITCDWVDSQLLINVFKPVEEAFIEALKAGIDTLSQTDSWCAKGVTCAAIQHRYLDGAPLEVVFGELNDKPIVIESGLKYQLNIGRNQNFGLFLDMRLGRDWVKSHASNKRVLNLFSYTCGFSVAAIEGGATQVVNVDMARASLNKGRDNHRLNGQNLSQVKFLAYDIFKSWGKIRKLGPYDLVVIDPPSFQKGSFALSKDYIRILRRLPELLAERGKVLACVNSPQVSGDFLITSMQEAAPQIGYQSRLDNPAEFSDIDSDAALKVMLFEHHPETT from the coding sequence ATGCAGGTTTCAAAGCTGCCCATTTTCTTTTCTCATGTCAGTGATGCACTATACAATGCACCCGATGAAGTTAGGCGTTTGTTTCATGGCAGAGGCCGTGTTTACCCCGGACTTGAGCAGATAACGTGCGATTGGGTAGACAGTCAGCTTTTAATTAATGTATTTAAACCCGTTGAGGAAGCGTTCATCGAGGCGCTAAAAGCGGGTATTGATACCTTATCTCAAACTGACTCATGGTGCGCGAAGGGGGTAACTTGCGCAGCTATTCAGCATCGTTATCTTGATGGTGCTCCTTTGGAAGTGGTGTTTGGTGAACTCAATGACAAGCCTATCGTGATCGAGTCAGGTTTGAAATATCAGTTGAACATTGGCCGAAATCAAAACTTTGGTTTGTTTCTCGATATGCGCTTGGGACGAGACTGGGTTAAGAGTCATGCGAGCAATAAAAGAGTACTCAACCTGTTTTCTTATACCTGCGGCTTCTCAGTTGCCGCGATTGAAGGAGGTGCAACGCAGGTAGTGAATGTTGACATGGCGAGAGCCTCTTTAAATAAAGGTCGAGATAATCACAGACTTAATGGCCAAAACCTTAGTCAAGTGAAGTTTTTGGCTTATGACATATTTAAATCATGGGGGAAAATCAGAAAATTAGGCCCCTATGACTTAGTCGTTATCGACCCGCCCTCGTTTCAAAAAGGCAGCTTTGCTCTGAGCAAAGATTATATTCGAATTTTACGCCGCCTCCCTGAGTTACTTGCTGAAAGGGGCAAAGTATTAGCTTGTGTTAACTCACCACAAGTCAGTGGCGATTTCTTGATCACCAGTATGCAAGAAGCGGCGCCGCAGATCGGTTATCAGTCTCGCCTTGATAATCCAGCGGAGTTTTCAGACATTGACAGTGATGCAGCCCTTAAGGTTATGCTGTTTGAGCACCACCCTGAGACTACTTAA
- a CDS encoding CDP-alcohol phosphatidyltransferase family protein — protein sequence MLDRFSIKIIRSPLALLAAGIDKLGVTANQTTLFGFGIGVLAFPALYFTHYDLALILILLNRLCDGLDGALARRQGITDAGGFLDISLDFLFYSLIPFGFVVANPEQNAVAGAFLIFSFIGTGSSFLAFAVMASKRGIENPIYKNKSLYYMSGLTEGTETIACFVAMCLVPQYFAIIAVVFGIACWFTTVTRIYSGFQTLK from the coding sequence ATGCTTGATAGATTCAGTATAAAAATCATTCGCTCTCCACTCGCTTTATTGGCCGCCGGAATAGATAAGCTAGGAGTAACTGCCAACCAAACCACTCTTTTTGGCTTTGGAATAGGTGTGCTTGCCTTCCCCGCATTATATTTTACGCACTATGATTTGGCTTTAATTCTGATACTCCTCAATCGACTGTGTGATGGTTTAGATGGAGCATTAGCAAGGCGACAAGGGATCACTGACGCTGGCGGTTTTCTCGATATCAGCTTAGATTTCCTATTCTACTCTCTAATACCATTTGGGTTTGTCGTCGCCAATCCAGAACAAAACGCCGTGGCAGGGGCATTTCTGATTTTTTCTTTTATCGGCACAGGATCTAGTTTTCTCGCGTTTGCCGTCATGGCAAGTAAAAGAGGGATTGAAAATCCAATCTATAAAAACAAATCGCTGTATTACATGAGTGGGCTAACGGAAGGCACTGAGACAATCGCTTGTTTTGTTGCCATGTGCCTAGTGCCTCAGTACTTCGCTATTATTGCCGTTGTGTTCGGTATTGCGTGCTGGTTTACAACCGTAACTCGTATCTACTCCGGCTTTCAAACTCTTAAGTAG
- the cls gene encoding cardiolipin synthase — MEKFYHFLTLASIAVYWLLVVGVTLRVVFQRRAVSVSLAWLMIIYIIPIVGVFCYFLFGELNLGRKRADRAREMLKPFANWFTKLNDCHAHDTRNFGRHIYRIDELCNNRLGLPALSGNTLALQDSPEQILHSIIDDIEQAQTSIRMVFYIWHPGGLADAVSSALIQAAKRGVKIKLLLDSAGSPRFFKSHWVAMMRSAGIEIVQALEVSPWRIFLRRLDLRQHRKIIVIDDEIAYTGSMNLVDPAYFKQGSGVGQWIDIMVRITGPTVNVLSAIHCWDWEVETGSRSLPQPPVSRLSADDPLHPIQVVPSGPGMPDHLISQVLTLAMNQANRSVRITTPYFVPSAGLLETLKLTAQRGVIVELIIPHKNDSLMVQWASRAFYSELLKSGVKIFEFYGGLLHTKSVVIDQEFCLVGTVNMDMRSLWLNFELTLAIDDQAFTEKMHLLQQSYIESSHEVAFKDWQKRSLYSRFLEHVYYQFSPLL, encoded by the coding sequence ATGGAAAAGTTTTATCACTTTCTAACCTTAGCAAGCATCGCTGTGTATTGGTTGCTTGTTGTAGGCGTCACTCTGCGTGTTGTCTTTCAAAGGCGGGCTGTCAGTGTTTCCCTAGCTTGGTTAATGATCATCTATATCATCCCTATTGTGGGCGTTTTCTGCTATTTCTTATTTGGTGAGTTGAACCTGGGTAGAAAAAGAGCAGACAGAGCAAGAGAAATGCTCAAACCCTTCGCGAATTGGTTTACCAAACTCAACGATTGCCATGCGCACGACACAAGGAATTTTGGTCGACATATCTATCGTATCGATGAGCTTTGCAACAACCGTCTCGGGCTACCAGCTCTGAGCGGCAACACCCTCGCATTACAAGACTCTCCTGAACAGATTCTTCATTCCATCATTGACGATATTGAACAAGCTCAAACCAGTATTCGTATGGTGTTTTACATCTGGCATCCCGGTGGCTTAGCTGATGCCGTTTCCTCTGCCTTGATACAGGCAGCAAAACGTGGCGTAAAAATAAAACTGCTGCTTGACTCTGCTGGCAGCCCAAGATTTTTTAAAAGTCACTGGGTAGCAATGATGAGATCCGCCGGCATCGAGATAGTTCAAGCGCTTGAAGTCAGCCCTTGGCGAATTTTTTTGCGCCGTCTCGATTTACGCCAACATCGCAAAATCATAGTCATCGATGACGAGATCGCGTACACAGGCTCTATGAATCTGGTCGACCCTGCCTACTTCAAGCAAGGATCAGGAGTTGGCCAATGGATCGATATCATGGTGCGAATTACTGGACCGACAGTTAACGTATTGTCTGCCATACATTGCTGGGATTGGGAGGTCGAAACCGGATCTCGCTCGCTTCCCCAGCCTCCTGTTTCCCGTTTAAGTGCCGATGATCCGTTGCACCCAATACAAGTAGTCCCATCGGGTCCGGGAATGCCCGATCATTTAATATCGCAAGTACTCACCTTAGCGATGAATCAAGCAAACCGATCAGTACGAATCACAACACCTTATTTTGTCCCCAGTGCTGGACTGCTTGAAACCCTAAAACTGACGGCTCAACGAGGTGTCATCGTTGAGTTAATCATCCCCCATAAAAATGACTCTTTGATGGTTCAATGGGCATCAAGAGCGTTTTATTCAGAGCTTCTAAAATCTGGGGTTAAAATTTTTGAGTTCTATGGTGGGTTGCTGCACACCAAATCTGTCGTGATCGACCAAGAGTTTTGCTTAGTTGGCACCGTCAATATGGACATGCGCAGCCTCTGGCTCAATTTTGAATTAACGCTTGCAATAGACGATCAAGCGTTCACTGAAAAAATGCACCTTTTGCAACAAAGTTACATCGAATCTTCTCATGAAGTGGCATTCAAAGACTGGCAAAAGCGCTCGCTCTATTCTCGCTTTCTGGAACATGTTTACTACCAATTTAGCCCTTTGCTTTAA
- a CDS encoding ABC transporter permease, translating into MYRAAYLALILICIVPTVPGLVGVMLSSFGYVPPVGLFDWSLSHYTNFFSWPGIHKSILLTLFSAIVSTYLSCFICFAILQKLWLGRHWSKVETLLAPLLAMPHVAFAIGFAFLFAPTGILARVLVEITAFTPDTQNSAWLVHDLYALGLTIALTLKEVPFLLLMSIPVLHQLSVDRVHKVSTSLGYSPVQTWWKAILPQWLVKMRFALFAVIAYGVSVVDLSLILGPTNPPTLAVLVWQWFSDPDLSLIPRAATGAVMLLCMASLLLALVVLIEKVVLGPLGNWQFSGRHGTSLPGKTVFTFSVILAGVMLPLMIIWSFAQRWRFPDLLPSRYSLRFWTNEWDNVLSTIGQSLAIAAMTACIGLILAVFAHECRLKFKIHLPKYIIALPMLIPQLSILYGIQVASLYLSDSSYYLWVIWSHVFFAFPLIYLALDGPWHSYNHQFSKVALSLGQKPLMVFFKVKVKLLLPAIWYAWAVGASVSLAQYLPTLMLGGGRITTITTEAVALSSGFDRRVTAIYAIWQALLPFIFFATAIGMSAFAGRRRYRRKTKRDTVSHDAVIRKHRHL; encoded by the coding sequence ATGTATAGAGCCGCATATTTAGCATTAATCCTTATTTGCATAGTGCCGACTGTCCCTGGGCTAGTCGGTGTTATGCTCTCATCATTCGGATACGTTCCACCAGTTGGACTATTCGATTGGTCACTATCCCATTACACAAATTTCTTTTCTTGGCCAGGGATCCATAAATCGATACTACTCACCCTATTTAGTGCTATTGTCAGTACCTATCTCTCATGTTTTATCTGCTTTGCGATTTTACAAAAGTTATGGTTAGGTAGGCATTGGTCAAAAGTTGAAACTCTCCTTGCTCCGCTACTTGCCATGCCTCATGTTGCGTTTGCGATCGGTTTTGCGTTTCTTTTTGCCCCGACAGGCATACTGGCACGCGTTTTAGTAGAAATCACGGCTTTCACGCCAGATACACAAAACTCAGCTTGGTTGGTTCATGACCTTTATGCGCTGGGCTTAACAATAGCGCTAACATTAAAAGAAGTACCTTTTCTCCTTTTGATGAGCATTCCTGTTTTACATCAACTAAGCGTAGATAGAGTCCATAAGGTCAGTACTTCGCTTGGTTATTCACCGGTACAAACGTGGTGGAAAGCCATTTTACCTCAGTGGCTAGTCAAAATGCGCTTCGCTCTGTTTGCTGTGATTGCTTACGGCGTATCTGTCGTTGACTTAAGTTTAATCCTTGGTCCAACCAATCCTCCTACACTTGCCGTTTTAGTATGGCAATGGTTTAGTGACCCAGATCTCTCCCTCATCCCACGAGCGGCAACTGGTGCTGTAATGCTCTTGTGCATGGCAAGTTTGTTATTAGCATTGGTTGTTTTAATAGAAAAAGTCGTTTTAGGACCTTTGGGAAATTGGCAGTTTTCTGGGCGACATGGCACAAGTCTACCTGGTAAAACTGTATTTACTTTTTCAGTAATCTTAGCCGGGGTTATGCTGCCTCTGATGATCATTTGGAGTTTCGCTCAACGCTGGCGTTTCCCAGATTTACTTCCATCTCGTTATAGTCTGAGATTTTGGACCAATGAATGGGACAATGTCCTGTCAACCATCGGGCAAAGTCTTGCTATTGCGGCCATGACAGCATGTATCGGCTTAATACTCGCCGTATTTGCACACGAGTGTCGACTCAAGTTTAAAATACATTTACCCAAATATATTATTGCTTTACCTATGCTGATTCCCCAGCTTTCTATCTTATATGGCATTCAGGTAGCTAGCTTGTATTTGTCAGACAGCAGCTACTATCTATGGGTAATCTGGTCACATGTATTCTTCGCATTCCCCCTCATTTATTTGGCTTTAGATGGTCCTTGGCATAGTTATAACCATCAATTTAGTAAAGTCGCACTAAGTTTGGGCCAAAAGCCTCTCATGGTTTTTTTCAAAGTGAAGGTAAAATTGTTACTGCCCGCCATTTGGTACGCTTGGGCGGTCGGTGCCAGTGTCAGCTTAGCGCAATATTTACCGACTCTCATGTTGGGTGGGGGTCGAATCACAACCATAACCACAGAAGCCGTAGCTTTGTCGAGCGGCTTTGACAGGCGAGTCACCGCTATTTATGCCATTTGGCAGGCGTTACTGCCATTTATTTTCTTCGCGACGGCTATTGGAATGAGTGCATTCGCAGGGCGTCGTAGATACCGTAGAAAGACCAAAAGGGATACCGTTTCACATGACGCTGTCATTAGAAAACATCGCCATCTATAA
- a CDS encoding TIGR01621 family pseudouridine synthase, whose amino-acid sequence MFDILFCHSDFVVINKHPQVSVHKDDGDTMLLQEVARSLDEKPLYLIHRLDKMTSGILLLARNKQAASELSQLFAQRKVAKFYLAIGSKKPKKKQGLVKGDMERSRRSAWKLVKTQSNPAITQFFSVSTEPGERLFICKPFTGKTHQIRVALKSIGSPIVGDTIYNPSSQASRGYLHAFAIMFDFQGESFRFVCDPRDCTSNKEKWHQTSVSEGIQTWLSPWDLPWPPIK is encoded by the coding sequence ATGTTTGATATTCTTTTTTGTCACTCGGATTTTGTCGTCATCAATAAGCACCCGCAAGTGTCAGTTCACAAGGATGATGGTGATACTATGTTGCTTCAGGAAGTAGCAAGGTCATTAGATGAGAAGCCGTTATATCTAATACATAGATTAGATAAAATGACCTCGGGTATTTTGCTACTAGCGCGCAATAAGCAGGCTGCCAGTGAACTCTCACAGTTATTTGCACAGCGAAAGGTTGCTAAGTTCTATTTGGCAATTGGCAGTAAGAAGCCGAAAAAGAAGCAAGGCCTAGTGAAAGGGGATATGGAACGCTCACGTCGCAGCGCATGGAAGCTAGTGAAAACACAGTCTAATCCTGCTATCACTCAATTCTTTTCGGTCAGTACTGAGCCTGGAGAGCGCCTCTTTATTTGCAAACCCTTTACCGGAAAAACTCATCAAATTCGTGTTGCTCTAAAATCGATAGGCTCACCGATAGTTGGTGATACTATCTATAATCCTTCCAGCCAAGCTAGCAGAGGATACTTGCACGCTTTTGCGATTATGTTTGATTTTCAGGGAGAAAGCTTCCGGTTTGTCTGTGATCCAAGAGACTGTACAAGTAACAAAGAGAAATGGCACCAAACAAGTGTAAGTGAAGGTATACAAACTTGGCTCTCTCCTTGGGACTTGCCATGGCCACCGATAAAATAA